A genomic region of Leptotrichia hofstadii contains the following coding sequences:
- a CDS encoding class I SAM-dependent methyltransferase produces the protein MDKNKLKEEWLKEEKMAHIHGWDFSHIYGRYSEEENLPWDFRTVINKYLKNNMKLLDMETGGGEFLLSLNHPKHNTSAIEGYQPNVELCKKVLLPLGIDFKEADGDEKIPFENEYFDIITNRHGAYNVTELKRVLKKDGIFITQQVGAENDRELVEMLLPEYKDLPYAEHYLNIKQQEISEQGFEILESGETFQPIKFFDTGALVWFAKIIEWEFPNFSVESHLDNLYKVQEIIESNGAVEGRIHRFYIVGKKI, from the coding sequence ATGGATAAAAATAAATTAAAAGAAGAGTGGCTGAAAGAAGAAAAAATGGCACATATACACGGCTGGGATTTTTCTCATATTTATGGACGTTATTCAGAAGAGGAAAATTTACCTTGGGATTTTAGAACCGTCATAAATAAGTATCTGAAAAATAATATGAAATTGCTGGATATGGAAACAGGCGGTGGAGAGTTTTTGCTTTCATTAAATCATCCAAAACATAACACATCAGCAATCGAAGGTTATCAGCCAAATGTTGAACTGTGTAAAAAAGTATTGCTGCCATTGGGAATAGATTTTAAAGAAGCGGATGGAGATGAAAAAATCCCATTTGAAAATGAATATTTTGACATAATTACCAATCGGCATGGGGCTTATAATGTTACAGAATTAAAAAGAGTCTTGAAAAAAGATGGAATTTTTATTACACAGCAGGTAGGGGCAGAAAATGATAGGGAACTTGTCGAAATGTTACTACCTGAATATAAAGATTTACCGTACGCTGAGCATTATCTCAATATTAAACAGCAGGAAATTTCTGAACAAGGATTTGAAATATTAGAAAGTGGGGAAACATTTCAACCAATAAAGTTTTTTGATACAGGAGCTCTTGTATGGTTTGCAAAAATTATTGAATGGGAATTTCCAAATTTTTCAGTCGAAAGCCATCTTGACAATTTGTATAAAGTACAGGAAATAATTGAGTCAAATGGAGCAGTGGAAGGAAGAATTCATAGATTTTATATTGTGGGTAAGAAGATTTAA
- a CDS encoding retron system putative HNH endonuclease: protein MLKICKTSEPDFLKGFKKNQKPKTWKDFNFKIKGELKNHMLENEQKIKDNYFCPYCERKITIEKSQIEHIKPKDQFPQLFSNYENFITGCLNIESCGSKKGSKWSELFVNPVIYEPSKYFSYDRMTGEIIPKKDITDIDLKKANYTIEILNLNDDKRLLKGRKSVIKILQKYQKIYKDEKILKEISEDLDFPTLRNFLIESFND, encoded by the coding sequence ATGTTAAAAATATGTAAAACTTCAGAACCTGATTTTTTGAAAGGATTTAAAAAAAATCAGAAACCTAAAACTTGGAAAGACTTCAATTTTAAAATAAAAGGTGAATTGAAAAATCATATGTTGGAAAATGAGCAAAAAATAAAAGATAATTATTTTTGTCCTTATTGTGAGAGAAAAATTACAATAGAGAAAAGTCAGATAGAACATATTAAACCAAAAGATCAGTTTCCACAATTATTTTCAAACTATGAAAATTTTATTACAGGTTGTCTTAATATTGAGAGTTGTGGTTCAAAGAAAGGCAGTAAATGGAGTGAGTTATTTGTAAATCCAGTAATTTATGAACCAAGCAAATATTTTTCATATGATAGAATGACAGGAGAGATAATCCCTAAAAAAGATATTACTGATATAGATTTAAAAAAAGCAAATTATACAATTGAAATTTTAAATCTGAATGATGATAAAAGATTGCTTAAAGGAAGAAAAAGTGTAATAAAAATTTTACAAAAATATCAAAAGATATATAAAGATGAGAAAATATTAAAAGAAATATCTGAGGATTTAGACTTTCCAACGTTGAGAAATTTTTTGATTGAGAGTTTCAATGATTAA
- a CDS encoding thioredoxin family protein produces MALLDSNIVEQLKGYFDKINGNIELVAFLNDSEKSAELDSFLQEVDAISGKVNYVKKSFDNDKADLEKANLTRPTSFTILKDGENTGINFSGIPGGHEFNSFILAVLGLAGLGKKLEGEQLSKVESVNKPVNIETFVSLSCTHCPDVVQALNLISTNNKNITATMVDSAVFFEEAKEKDIQAVPVVFINGEQKSVGAKTIEELINLVVNA; encoded by the coding sequence ATGGCTTTATTAGATAGTAATATTGTAGAACAGTTAAAAGGTTATTTTGATAAAATTAACGGTAACATTGAATTAGTCGCATTTTTGAATGATAGCGAAAAATCAGCTGAATTAGATAGCTTCTTACAAGAAGTTGATGCAATTTCTGGAAAAGTGAACTATGTAAAAAAATCATTTGACAATGATAAGGCTGACTTAGAAAAAGCAAACCTTACTCGTCCAACATCTTTTACAATTTTAAAAGATGGAGAAAATACAGGTATTAATTTTTCAGGTATTCCTGGAGGACACGAATTTAATAGCTTTATTCTAGCAGTTTTGGGACTTGCAGGACTTGGGAAAAAACTGGAAGGAGAGCAGCTTTCAAAAGTTGAATCAGTTAATAAGCCTGTAAATATCGAAACGTTTGTTTCGTTATCTTGCACACATTGTCCAGATGTAGTTCAAGCATTAAATCTAATTTCAACAAATAATAAAAATATTACAGCAACAATGGTAGATAGTGCAGTATTTTTTGAAGAAGCAAAAGAAAAAGATATTCAGGCGGTACCAGTTGTATTTATAAATGGAGAGCAAAAATCAGTTGGTGCAAAAACTATTGAAGAATTAATAAATCTTGTTGTTAATGCTTAG
- a CDS encoding MFS transporter yields the protein MNLIDKNTKVYYISTFLLFLASTMPHSILTVLFLKKGLLMSQIVLMQSFFNLSMIIFEIPSGVMSDLYSRKKVYILSLVTLVITFFLIIFSKSLFWLSVAYVIYGVANALETGTIDVVLINSLKNNETGLQKFLKYQKQISTFSSILGSGIGFLLYFKIGVNIYFISITLILLNILLTALFFFDENKKANENINFQIFKRHIIECISELKEKRVMKYYFIFFGIIQIFIQSHFQLWQKLFLDKGIGEKNFFVMYVLFQIIVIIAYNTNILLINTKKLYFLLILIFLMAITVVILKNNLIFTGIYLILCTIFFIINYYFEFHFNKILSKEKISAITSMKSFFSRIFSFGTLFISSLLLRKISVVNLFVINVTVVIFVVMYLIFRINKSV from the coding sequence ATGAATCTTATAGATAAAAATACCAAAGTTTACTATATAAGCACCTTTTTACTATTTTTAGCTTCCACAATGCCACATTCCATTCTGACTGTACTTTTTCTAAAAAAAGGCTTGTTAATGTCGCAGATTGTGCTAATGCAGTCTTTTTTCAACCTTTCAATGATTATTTTTGAGATTCCAAGTGGAGTAATGTCGGATTTATATTCAAGGAAAAAAGTTTATATTTTATCATTAGTTACCTTGGTTATAACGTTTTTTCTGATTATTTTTTCCAAAAGCCTATTTTGGTTATCGGTGGCATATGTAATATATGGGGTAGCAAATGCACTCGAAACTGGAACAATTGATGTAGTTTTAATAAATAGTTTGAAAAATAATGAAACTGGATTGCAAAAATTTTTAAAATATCAAAAGCAAATTTCGACTTTTTCCTCCATTTTAGGTTCAGGAATAGGATTTTTACTTTATTTTAAGATAGGTGTAAATATTTATTTTATTTCTATTACTTTGATACTTCTCAATATATTGCTAACAGCCTTATTTTTTTTCGATGAGAATAAAAAAGCAAATGAAAATATAAACTTTCAAATTTTTAAAAGGCATATAATTGAGTGCATTTCTGAATTGAAGGAAAAAAGAGTAATGAAGTATTATTTTATATTTTTTGGAATTATACAAATTTTTATTCAAAGCCATTTTCAGTTATGGCAAAAACTTTTTTTAGATAAAGGGATTGGAGAAAAGAATTTTTTTGTAATGTATGTGTTGTTTCAAATAATTGTGATTATTGCATACAACACAAATATTCTGCTTATAAATACGAAAAAATTGTATTTTTTATTAATTTTAATATTTTTAATGGCAATAACTGTAGTAATATTAAAAAATAATCTAATATTTACAGGAATATACCTAATATTATGTACAATTTTTTTTATAATTAACTATTATTTTGAATTTCACTTTAATAAAATCCTGTCAAAAGAAAAAATAAGTGCAATAACTTCAATGAAATCATTTTTTTCAAGGATTTTTTCGTTCGGAACGTTATTTATTTCCAGTTTATTATTAAGAAAAATTAGTGTTGTTAATTTATTTGTGATAA
- a CDS encoding response regulator transcription factor codes for MYKVLIADDNKQIVSILSEYCKKNNFTVSTVFDGETALKEIEENEFDIILLDVMMPKKDGFDVCRQVRTFSNVPIIMITARGEDYEKIMGLEIGADDYIVKPFSPGEIIARINAILRRITPKNDESAKIFTFDNLEIDLNNFTVKINDEIISLTKKEIEILWTLATNQNKVFTRENLLDLIWGFDYFGESRTVDTHIKRLRAKLDNYKHEKWNIKTIWGVGYKFDVLEK; via the coding sequence ATGTATAAAGTATTAATCGCAGACGATAATAAACAAATTGTTTCCATACTGTCAGAATACTGTAAAAAAAATAATTTTACTGTAAGTACTGTTTTTGATGGGGAAACGGCATTAAAGGAAATTGAAGAAAATGAGTTTGATATAATACTTTTGGATGTAATGATGCCAAAAAAAGATGGTTTTGATGTATGCAGGCAAGTGCGTACTTTTTCAAATGTTCCAATTATAATGATTACAGCACGTGGAGAGGATTATGAGAAAATAATGGGACTGGAAATAGGAGCAGATGACTATATAGTAAAACCTTTCTCGCCAGGAGAAATAATTGCAAGAATAAATGCAATTTTACGTAGAATAACACCTAAAAATGATGAAAGTGCAAAAATTTTCACATTTGATAATCTTGAGATTGATTTGAATAATTTTACGGTAAAGATAAATGATGAAATAATTTCGTTGACTAAGAAAGAAATAGAGATTTTATGGACTTTGGCAACAAATCAGAACAAAGTTTTTACAAGAGAAAATTTATTGGACTTGATATGGGGATTTGACTATTTTGGAGAAAGCCGTACTGTCGATACGCATATAAAAAGGCTTCGTGCAAAACTTGATAATTATAAGCATGAGAAATGGAATATTAAGACAATTTGGGGAGTTGGCTATAAATTTGATGTTTTAGAAAAATAA
- a CDS encoding Fic family protein, producing MNNYKPPFQITEKMTILIGEISEEIGRMSIFQEKISNPHLRRENRIKTIHSSLAIEHNSLSLEQVTAILDGKRVLGNPNEIKEVKNAYEAYELLTKLNPFLVKDLLNAHRLMMNGLVKENGKFRSQGVGIFAGRKVVHIAPPADLVPKHISSLISWYKTSSVHPLIKSAVFHYEFEFIHPFSDGNGRIGRMWHTLLLGKWKKIFFWLPIEELIKKEQKKYYDTLAIADKEGESTIFVEFMLKIINDSLKEIKTSEKITDQDNDQVTDQDSDQDKNPVEKLLSVLGNNVLSAAEIMERLNLVHKPTFRKNYLNPALEAKLIERTIPDKPNSKNQKYRKSERIIKR from the coding sequence TTGAATAATTACAAGCCACCTTTTCAAATAACCGAAAAAATGACAATATTAATAGGTGAAATAAGTGAAGAAATAGGAAGAATGTCTATTTTTCAGGAAAAAATTTCAAATCCACATTTAAGGAGAGAAAACAGAATAAAAACAATTCATTCTTCACTTGCTATTGAACATAATTCTCTCTCGCTGGAACAAGTTACAGCTATATTGGACGGAAAAAGAGTTTTAGGAAATCCTAATGAAATAAAAGAAGTAAAGAATGCTTATGAAGCATATGAACTATTAACTAAGTTAAATCCATTTTTAGTAAAGGATTTATTGAATGCTCACAGATTGATGATGAATGGGCTGGTTAAGGAAAATGGTAAATTTCGTTCTCAAGGGGTTGGTATTTTTGCTGGAAGAAAGGTTGTACATATTGCTCCGCCAGCAGATTTAGTGCCTAAGCATATAAGCAGTTTAATTTCATGGTACAAAACTTCTTCTGTACATCCATTGATTAAAAGTGCTGTTTTTCATTATGAATTTGAATTTATCCATCCATTTTCAGATGGAAATGGTCGTATTGGAAGAATGTGGCATACTTTACTGCTTGGAAAATGGAAAAAAATATTTTTTTGGCTTCCAATAGAGGAATTGATAAAAAAAGAACAGAAAAAATATTATGATACTCTTGCAATAGCTGATAAAGAAGGTGAGAGTACAATATTTGTAGAGTTTATGCTCAAAATTATAAACGACAGTTTAAAAGAAATTAAAACTTCTGAAAAAATAACCGACCAAGATAACGACCAAGTAACCGATCAAGATAGCGACCAGGATAAAAATCCAGTCGAAAAATTACTTAGTGTCCTTGGAAATAATGTTTTATCAGCAGCAGAAATTATGGAAAGATTAAATTTAGTACATAAACCTACTTTTAGAAAAAATTATTTAAATCCTGCCTTAGAGGCAAAATTGATTGAAAGGACAATTCCTGACAAACCTAACAGTAAAAATCAGAAATACAGGAAATCGGAAAGAATTATTAAAAGATAA
- the cysS gene encoding cysteine--tRNA ligase, whose amino-acid sequence MKLYNTMTNKIEEFKTIEENKVKMYVCGPTVYNYIHLGNARPIVVFDTLARYFEHKGMKVEFVQNFTDVDDKIINKSMEEGTSASEVSEKYIKYFFEDISKLNILDSVKRPKVTENMAEIIEIIQKLIDNGFGYEKDGDVYFEVKKYKDYGKLSNQKIEELELGARIDVSEIKKNPVDFALWKKKKNGEPFWESPWGQGRPGWHIECSAMAKKYLGDTFDIHGGGQDLVFPHHENEIAQSKCAYHGNFANYWLHNGFIQINGDKMSKSLGNFFLLREILEKFSGNVVRLFILSTHYRKPINFSFENMEDTKKALQNIVKSMNKFENIVEKYKNEKIENIKNSEFSQKIDEFDKKFEEAMNEDMNTPQALATIFDQIRETNKFISTNENEFSTIYYEIKKSYDSLKAKLENVFGIAIEVENAVKEEEGENMELTKKLIELLIKLRSEARSEKNFKLSDEIRDELKKLGVEIKDNKDGSTDYNLL is encoded by the coding sequence ATGAAACTTTACAACACAATGACGAATAAAATCGAAGAATTTAAGACAATAGAAGAAAATAAGGTAAAAATGTATGTTTGCGGGCCTACTGTCTATAATTACATACATTTGGGGAATGCACGTCCGATTGTTGTTTTTGATACGTTGGCACGGTATTTTGAGCATAAGGGCATGAAAGTTGAGTTTGTGCAGAATTTTACGGATGTGGATGATAAGATTATAAATAAGTCTATGGAAGAAGGGACTTCTGCGAGTGAGGTTTCGGAAAAATATATAAAATATTTTTTTGAGGATATCAGTAAGCTGAATATTCTTGATAGTGTGAAAAGACCTAAGGTTACTGAGAATATGGCAGAAATTATTGAGATTATTCAAAAATTAATTGATAATGGGTTTGGTTACGAGAAAGATGGGGATGTCTATTTTGAGGTAAAAAAATATAAAGATTATGGAAAATTATCAAATCAGAAAATTGAGGAGCTGGAACTTGGGGCTAGGATTGATGTTTCGGAAATCAAGAAAAATCCAGTAGACTTTGCACTTTGGAAAAAAAAGAAGAATGGAGAGCCGTTTTGGGAGTCGCCTTGGGGACAGGGGCGTCCTGGATGGCATATAGAATGTAGTGCGATGGCAAAAAAATATCTAGGGGATACATTTGATATTCACGGCGGTGGACAAGATTTAGTTTTTCCGCATCATGAAAATGAGATTGCTCAAAGCAAGTGTGCTTATCACGGAAATTTTGCAAATTACTGGCTTCACAACGGATTTATTCAGATAAATGGCGACAAGATGTCAAAATCGCTAGGAAATTTCTTTTTGCTTCGTGAAATACTTGAAAAATTTTCTGGGAATGTAGTAAGACTTTTTATTCTTAGCACTCATTACAGAAAGCCAATTAACTTTTCATTCGAGAATATGGAGGATACAAAAAAAGCCTTACAAAATATTGTAAAATCAATGAATAAATTTGAAAATATTGTTGAAAAATATAAGAATGAAAAAATAGAAAATATTAAAAATTCAGAGTTTTCTCAAAAAATTGATGAATTTGATAAAAAATTTGAAGAGGCGATGAATGAGGATATGAACACACCACAGGCACTAGCGACTATTTTTGATCAGATTAGGGAAACGAATAAATTTATTTCCACAAATGAAAATGAGTTTTCCACAATTTATTATGAAATAAAAAAATCTTATGATTCTTTGAAGGCAAAATTAGAAAATGTGTTTGGAATAGCGATTGAAGTAGAAAATGCTGTGAAGGAGGAAGAAGGGGAAAATATGGAATTGACAAAAAAATTAATTGAATTGCTGATAAAATTACGAAGTGAAGCAAGAAGCGAGAAAAATTTCAAATTATCCGATGAAATTCGGGATGAGTTGAAGAAACTTGGCGTGGAAATTAAGGATAATAAGGATGGAAGTACAGATTATAATTTATTGTAA
- a CDS encoding YoaK family protein: MGKRIKKIFFNGEEYPPETFRLGMMLCMVGGFMDAYTFVTRGKVLANAQTGNVVYLAINLQRGDFGKAFNYFMPILVFTFGILFTEFIRVKFEKHRIFRWQQIVIFYQVIIMFFISFIPSGNWNIVVNMIMSFIAAIQYQGFRKIRGLAGATTMCTGNLRSGMENLFKYINTENKSYLQNFWIYLGLDGFFFIGAMLCVVLVKIYGIGALLACCILLVAVFIIMFKETI; the protein is encoded by the coding sequence ATGGGTAAAAGAATAAAAAAGATTTTTTTTAATGGAGAGGAGTATCCGCCAGAGACATTTAGATTAGGAATGATGTTGTGCATGGTTGGGGGATTTATGGACGCATATACTTTTGTTACGCGTGGAAAGGTGCTTGCTAATGCACAGACAGGAAATGTTGTTTATCTCGCTATAAATTTACAAAGGGGAGATTTTGGAAAAGCCTTTAATTATTTTATGCCTATTCTGGTTTTCACATTTGGAATATTATTTACTGAATTTATTAGAGTGAAATTTGAAAAACATAGAATTTTTAGATGGCAGCAAATTGTTATATTTTACCAAGTTATAATAATGTTTTTTATTTCATTCATTCCAAGCGGAAATTGGAATATTGTTGTAAATATGATTATGTCGTTTATTGCCGCAATTCAATATCAAGGATTTAGAAAAATTAGGGGACTGGCAGGAGCGACAACAATGTGTACTGGGAATTTACGAAGTGGAATGGAGAACTTATTTAAATATATAAATACAGAAAACAAGTCGTATTTACAGAATTTCTGGATATATTTGGGATTAGATGGATTTTTCTTTATAGGGGCAATGCTTTGTGTAGTTTTAGTAAAAATATACGGTATAGGAGCGTTGCTTGCTTGCTGTATTTTACTGGTTGCGGTGTTTATTATAATGTTTAAGGAAACTATTTAG
- a CDS encoding M23 family metallopeptidase: MENENKNVDEILDEKKEEKENFKSGRKKGTIFGITALLILGIIILGIIFNGRNINSKGNVVNGDEEDNIFRIDPIKNPQVTYYNFRGEVYPDWAKFGLTRSNGARGHQGIDIFALPGSDVYAVLDGKIVDMYVDKTGYGLNFYLEVDPKELEKIKRKNYKPKESAREWAYSPNYDPNTMQVKYIRYCHLSEVNVKIGDTVKAGQVIAKSGTTGNASGTHAPHLHFEIAFEMRGKGLINRVDPEMYFKIKNGDKMTKQEINAQTEAAKTEWFETKGYDTGFRDKSIFLDKKMNPDGSKVEENLNKINNLKSRKIRKK; encoded by the coding sequence ATGGAAAATGAAAATAAAAATGTAGATGAGATTTTGGATGAAAAAAAAGAAGAAAAGGAAAATTTCAAATCTGGCAGGAAAAAAGGTACTATTTTTGGAATAACAGCTTTATTAATTTTGGGAATTATAATTTTAGGAATAATTTTTAATGGGAGAAATATTAATTCTAAAGGTAATGTCGTGAATGGAGATGAAGAAGATAATATTTTTAGAATCGATCCGATAAAAAACCCGCAAGTTACTTATTATAATTTTCGTGGCGAAGTTTACCCTGACTGGGCTAAATTTGGACTTACTCGAAGTAACGGAGCGAGAGGACATCAAGGAATTGATATTTTTGCATTGCCAGGGTCAGATGTTTATGCTGTGCTGGATGGTAAAATTGTGGATATGTATGTGGATAAAACTGGATATGGATTAAATTTCTACTTGGAAGTCGATCCAAAGGAACTTGAAAAAATAAAAAGAAAAAATTACAAACCTAAAGAAAGTGCAAGAGAATGGGCATACAGCCCAAATTATGACCCTAATACAATGCAAGTAAAATACATTAGATATTGCCATTTAAGTGAAGTGAATGTAAAAATCGGAGATACAGTGAAGGCTGGGCAAGTAATAGCTAAATCAGGTACAACTGGAAATGCAAGCGGAACACATGCTCCTCATCTGCATTTTGAGATAGCCTTTGAAATGAGAGGAAAAGGACTTATAAACAGAGTTGATCCGGAAATGTACTTTAAAATAAAAAATGGAGACAAAATGACAAAACAAGAGATAAATGCTCAGACTGAAGCAGCTAAAACAGAATGGTTTGAAACAAAGGGCTATGATACCGGATTTAGAGATAAAAGTATATTTTTAGATAAAAAGATGAATCCAGATGGAAGCAAGGTGGAAGAAAATTTAAATAAAATTAATAATTTAAAAAGCAGAAAAATTAGAAAAAAATAA
- the coaBC gene encoding bifunctional phosphopantothenoylcysteine decarboxylase/phosphopantothenate--cysteine ligase CoaBC, giving the protein MKNILVGVTGGIAAYKSAGIVSLLKKKGYNVKVVMTKNATKIIGPLTLETLSRNRIYVDMWDSNPHYEVEHISLADWADMVLIAPATYNIIGKVANGIADDMLTTILSAVSVRKPVFFALAMNVNMYENPILKENINKLKSFGYRFIDAEEGLLACNYSAKGRMSEPEDIVDEIGRYSIFSKFENFDTALKGKKILITSGRTKENIDPVRYLSNNSSGKMGYSIAQAAADMGAEVTLISGPTDLKVPNGLENFISVESASEMHEKVDEYFKNTDIFIACAAVADYRPKEYKKEKIKKSDSDFVIELVRNPDILLEMSKKKEKQLLVGFAAETNNIKENALKKLEKKNLDIIVANNASVMGSDENVIEIIKKDRTSVEISQKSKIELAYDILSEVVCELENK; this is encoded by the coding sequence ATGAAAAATATTTTAGTAGGAGTTACAGGGGGAATTGCGGCATATAAATCGGCTGGGATTGTATCGCTTTTGAAAAAGAAAGGATATAATGTGAAAGTTGTGATGACTAAAAATGCTACAAAAATCATTGGACCTTTGACTCTTGAAACTTTATCAAGAAATAGGATTTATGTGGATATGTGGGACAGCAATCCGCATTATGAAGTGGAGCATATTTCACTTGCGGATTGGGCAGATATGGTTTTGATTGCACCTGCGACTTATAATATAATTGGAAAGGTGGCAAACGGGATTGCAGACGATATGCTTACGACAATCCTTTCTGCTGTTTCGGTAAGAAAGCCAGTATTTTTTGCTTTGGCAATGAATGTGAATATGTATGAAAATCCGATTTTAAAAGAAAATATTAATAAGCTAAAATCTTTTGGGTATAGGTTTATTGATGCAGAAGAAGGACTGCTTGCCTGCAATTACAGTGCGAAGGGGAGAATGAGCGAGCCAGAAGATATTGTCGATGAAATAGGAAGATACAGTATTTTTTCAAAATTTGAGAATTTTGATACAGCCTTGAAAGGTAAAAAAATTCTTATAACAAGTGGGCGAACAAAGGAAAATATTGATCCAGTCAGATATTTGTCAAATAATTCAAGCGGAAAAATGGGATATTCAATTGCTCAGGCGGCGGCTGATATGGGAGCAGAAGTAACGTTAATTAGCGGGCCTACGGATTTGAAAGTTCCGAATGGGCTTGAAAACTTTATTTCTGTAGAATCGGCGTCGGAAATGCATGAGAAAGTGGATGAGTATTTTAAAAATACTGACATTTTCATAGCTTGTGCGGCAGTTGCTGATTACAGACCAAAGGAATACAAAAAGGAAAAAATAAAGAAATCAGATTCAGATTTTGTTATAGAATTGGTTAGAAATCCTGATATTTTACTAGAGATGAGCAAGAAGAAGGAAAAACAGCTATTAGTTGGATTTGCCGCAGAAACTAACAATATAAAGGAAAATGCCTTGAAAAAGCTGGAAAAGAAAAATTTGGATATTATAGTGGCAAATAATGCGTCTGTAATGGGCAGTGATGAAAATGTGATTGAGATTATTAAAAAAGATAGGACTTCGGTGGAAATTAGTCAGAAAAGTAAGATAGAGCTAGCTTATGATATTTTGAGTGAAGTTGTTTGTGAATTGGAAAATAAATAA
- a CDS encoding suppressor of fused domain protein has product MGLFDKLFKKENEKENDAETVSEEINTDGWDAITETFNRLYPDQKNPLHYAAMIKWRFGGNDPLDGISIYDGGDYWHFVTYGLSELHEKVSENTEYSGYGMEFTLKLKKDNYADEEAELKGICGILQTIARATFSSGEIFRPYEYLYTGQTEGMDVNKKSNITGFITIPDEKAGIIDTVNGKVEFIQFIGVTDNELKAIQNKETTVKELYEKLNSDVTNYNRKSVF; this is encoded by the coding sequence ATGGGATTATTTGACAAATTATTTAAGAAAGAAAATGAAAAAGAGAATGATGCTGAAACAGTTTCTGAAGAAATAAATACAGATGGCTGGGATGCTATTACAGAAACTTTTAACAGACTTTATCCAGATCAGAAAAATCCATTGCATTATGCGGCAATGATAAAATGGAGATTTGGTGGAAATGATCCTTTGGATGGTATTAGTATTTATGATGGGGGAGATTATTGGCACTTTGTTACTTATGGATTGTCTGAACTGCATGAAAAAGTAAGTGAAAATACAGAATATAGCGGTTATGGAATGGAGTTTACATTAAAATTAAAAAAAGATAATTATGCTGATGAGGAAGCTGAATTAAAGGGAATTTGTGGAATTTTACAAACAATTGCAAGAGCGACGTTTTCTAGCGGAGAAATATTTAGACCGTATGAATATTTATACACAGGGCAGACGGAAGGAATGGATGTAAATAAAAAGTCAAATATTACAGGATTTATTACTATTCCTGATGAAAAAGCTGGAATAATTGATACAGTTAATGGAAAAGTGGAATTTATACAATTTATCGGAGTAACTGATAACGAACTGAAAGCAATTCAAAATAAAGAGACAACTGTTAAAGAATTATATGAAAAATTAAACAGCGATGTAACAAACTATAATAGAAAATCAGTATTTTAA
- the ahpC gene encoding alkyl hydroperoxide reductase subunit C translates to MSLIGKKIENFTAQAYQNEEFKEVSFEKDMLGKWNVFVFYPADFTFVCPTELEDLEDHREELEKLGFNVYSVSTDTHFTHKAWHDHSEAIGKVKYAMIGDPTKAISREFEVLNEESGLAFRGTFIVNPEGKIAAYEVNDEGIGRDASELVRRAKAAKFVADNPGLVCPAKWKEGEATLKPGLDLVGKI, encoded by the coding sequence ATGTCGTTAATAGGAAAAAAAATTGAAAATTTTACAGCTCAAGCTTATCAAAACGAAGAATTTAAAGAAGTGAGCTTTGAAAAGGATATGTTAGGAAAATGGAATGTTTTCGTATTTTACCCAGCTGACTTTACATTTGTGTGTCCAACTGAATTGGAAGATTTAGAAGACCATAGAGAAGAATTGGAAAAATTAGGATTTAATGTTTATTCAGTAAGTACTGATACTCACTTTACTCACAAAGCATGGCACGATCACTCAGAAGCAATTGGAAAAGTTAAATATGCAATGATTGGAGATCCTACAAAAGCTATTTCAAGAGAATTTGAAGTATTAAACGAAGAAAGTGGACTTGCATTCAGAGGAACATTTATCGTAAATCCTGAAGGAAAAATTGCTGCTTACGAAGTAAACGATGAAGGAATCGGAAGAGATGCATCAGAATTAGTAAGAAGAGCAAAAGCTGCAAAATTCGTAGCCGATAACCCAGGATTAGTTTGTCCGGCAAAATGGAAAGAAGGAGAAGCTACTTTAAAACCAGGATTAGATTTAGTAGGTAAAATTTAA